A genomic segment from Peromyscus maniculatus bairdii isolate BWxNUB_F1_BW_parent chromosome 11, HU_Pman_BW_mat_3.1, whole genome shotgun sequence encodes:
- the Clec20a gene encoding putative C-type lectin domain family 20 member A isoform X2, whose product MLPAWLSLSCMTGILQMFFATGSFISSALQLVSNSKTFYRVEEPRTWKEAMRYCQERYTDLADLQSVNSPVSIMVVYSYLSSTQAWIGLFYDVRISGLSWSSGSIFTTPTWSTLPVFQDGICATVYSWTSVPALGAASCTAQKPFICYYDPAVGHRRSLRSTIDEVATLPEEAEVKIGGQTFIRIEKTMSWFSAQTYCRNHYTDLANLQKVTDEKGKETLQSITNDVDAWIGLYFDTAINNLTWSSGLGFSIPKWLQKLPMFGQGLCAGLRVFSNGPPQIYAILCHELKPFICFYDPSTKRPPLIDTSSLKVTHPSKVTARTTSRPNTGTSTDPTEASQALASATWISQQVSHEPTEVSSGTCGFSTCETTSASTAVGLTALQSQEMVSIIPLATSAPTAEMYKPLDEEEWAGGEGSTRENSLAVTSTEDDTHIGDTATATQAQHISSAKHPESKEKPAADLEYSFGILKADFTISSLSDPEEMKDQLLSEIQEVLKLILGHEEFTLKWVGFEVNKK is encoded by the exons ccctccaGCTGGTGAGCAACAGCAAGACCTTCTATCGGGTGGAGGAGCCACGGACCTGGAAAGAGGCCATGCGCTACTGCCAGGAGCGTTACACAGACCTCGCCGACCTGCAGAGCGTCAACAGTCCAGTGAGCATCATGGTGGTCTACTCCTACCTCAGCAGTACCCAGGCATGGATCGGCCTCTTCTATGATGTGCGCATCTCTGGCCTGAGCTGGTCTAGTGGTTCCATCTTTACCACCCCGACATGGAGTACGCTGCCTGTCTTCCAAGATGGCATCTGTGCTACTGTGTATTCATGGACCTCGGTCCCTGCCCTAGGGGCCGCCTCCTGCACAGCTCAGAAGCCCTTCATTTGCTATTATG ACCCTGCTGTAGGACACCGTAGATCCTTGAGGTCCACTATTGATGAAGtggccactcttccagaagaAG CTGAGGTCAAGATTGGTGGACAGACCTTCATTCGGATTGAGAAAACCATGTCGTGGTTCTCAGCTCAGACCTACTGTCGCAACCACTACACAGACCTGGCCAATCTGCAGAAGGTGACTGATGAGAAGGGCAAAGAAACCCTCCAGTCCATCACAAATGATGTCGATGCCTGGATTGGCCTCTACTTCGATACGGCGATCAATAATCTGACCTGGTCCAGTGGCTTGGGTTTCAGCATTCCCAAGTGGCTTCAGAAACTACCCATGTTTGGACAAGGACTGTGTGCAGGACTCCGTGTCTTTTCCAATGGCCCACCTCAGATTTATGCAATCCTTTGCCATGAGCTGAAGCCTTTTATCTGTTTTTATG ACCCCTCGACAAAGAGGCCTCCACTCATTGACACTTCCTCCCTCAAAGTGACTCACCCCTCCAAAGTTACTGCAAGGACAACCTCTAGGCCAAACACAG GGACCAGCACTGACCCCACAGAGGCCTCCCAAGCACTGGCTTCAGCAACTTGGATCTCGCAGCAAGTGAGTCATGAACCAACTGAGGTCAGCTCTGGCACCTGTGGCTTCAGCACCTGTGAAACCACTTCTGCCTCCACCGCCGTGGGCCTCACAGCTCTCCAATCTCAAGAGATGGTTTCAATAATCCCTCTAGCAACATCAGCACCTACAGCAG AGATGTACAAGCCTTTGGATGAGGAAGAGTGGGCTGGTGGAGAAGGCTCAACACGAGAGAACAGCCTGG CTGTGACCAGCACAGAGGATGACACACATATAGGAGATACAGCTACTGCCACCCAGGCCCAACACATAAGCTCAGCTAAGCACCCAGAGTCTAAAGAGAAACCAGCAGCAGACTTGG aGTACTCCTTTGGAATCTTGAAAGCAGATTTTACCATCTCATCACTGAGTGATCCAGAAGAGATGAAAGACCAACTTTTGAGTGAG ATCCAAGAAGTCTTAAAGCTTATATTAGGTCATGAGGAATTCACACTGAAATGGGTCGGCTTCGAAGTGAACAAAAAATAG
- the Clec20a gene encoding putative C-type lectin domain family 20 member A isoform X6: MLPAWLSLSCMTGILQMFFATGSFISSALQLVSNSKTFYRVEEPRTWKEAMRYCQERYTDLADLQSVNSPVSIMVVYSYLSSTQAWIGLFYDVRISGLSWSSGSIFTTPTWSTLPVFQDGICATVYSWTSVPALGAASCTAQKPFICYYDPAVGHRRSLRSTIDEVATLPEEAEVKIGGQTFIRIEKTMSWFSAQTYCRNHYTDLANLQKVTDEKGKETLQSITNDVDAWIGLYFDTAINNLTWSSGLGFSIPKWLQKLPMFGQGLCAGLRVFSNGPPQIYAILCHELKPFICFYDPSTKRPPLIDTSSLKVTHPSKVTARTTSRPNTGTSTDPTEASQALASATWISQQVSHEPTEVSSGTCGFSTCETTSASTAVGLTALQSQEMVSIIPLATSAPTAEMYKPLDEEEWAGGEGSTRENSLAVTSTEDDTHIGDTATATQAQHISSAKHPESKEKPAADLEYSFGILKADFTISSLSDPEEMKDQLLSEED; this comes from the exons ccctccaGCTGGTGAGCAACAGCAAGACCTTCTATCGGGTGGAGGAGCCACGGACCTGGAAAGAGGCCATGCGCTACTGCCAGGAGCGTTACACAGACCTCGCCGACCTGCAGAGCGTCAACAGTCCAGTGAGCATCATGGTGGTCTACTCCTACCTCAGCAGTACCCAGGCATGGATCGGCCTCTTCTATGATGTGCGCATCTCTGGCCTGAGCTGGTCTAGTGGTTCCATCTTTACCACCCCGACATGGAGTACGCTGCCTGTCTTCCAAGATGGCATCTGTGCTACTGTGTATTCATGGACCTCGGTCCCTGCCCTAGGGGCCGCCTCCTGCACAGCTCAGAAGCCCTTCATTTGCTATTATG ACCCTGCTGTAGGACACCGTAGATCCTTGAGGTCCACTATTGATGAAGtggccactcttccagaagaAG CTGAGGTCAAGATTGGTGGACAGACCTTCATTCGGATTGAGAAAACCATGTCGTGGTTCTCAGCTCAGACCTACTGTCGCAACCACTACACAGACCTGGCCAATCTGCAGAAGGTGACTGATGAGAAGGGCAAAGAAACCCTCCAGTCCATCACAAATGATGTCGATGCCTGGATTGGCCTCTACTTCGATACGGCGATCAATAATCTGACCTGGTCCAGTGGCTTGGGTTTCAGCATTCCCAAGTGGCTTCAGAAACTACCCATGTTTGGACAAGGACTGTGTGCAGGACTCCGTGTCTTTTCCAATGGCCCACCTCAGATTTATGCAATCCTTTGCCATGAGCTGAAGCCTTTTATCTGTTTTTATG ACCCCTCGACAAAGAGGCCTCCACTCATTGACACTTCCTCCCTCAAAGTGACTCACCCCTCCAAAGTTACTGCAAGGACAACCTCTAGGCCAAACACAG GGACCAGCACTGACCCCACAGAGGCCTCCCAAGCACTGGCTTCAGCAACTTGGATCTCGCAGCAAGTGAGTCATGAACCAACTGAGGTCAGCTCTGGCACCTGTGGCTTCAGCACCTGTGAAACCACTTCTGCCTCCACCGCCGTGGGCCTCACAGCTCTCCAATCTCAAGAGATGGTTTCAATAATCCCTCTAGCAACATCAGCACCTACAGCAG AGATGTACAAGCCTTTGGATGAGGAAGAGTGGGCTGGTGGAGAAGGCTCAACACGAGAGAACAGCCTGG CTGTGACCAGCACAGAGGATGACACACATATAGGAGATACAGCTACTGCCACCCAGGCCCAACACATAAGCTCAGCTAAGCACCCAGAGTCTAAAGAGAAACCAGCAGCAGACTTGG aGTACTCCTTTGGAATCTTGAAAGCAGATTTTACCATCTCATCACTGAGTGATCCAGAAGAGATGAAAGACCAACTTTTGAGTGAG
- the Clec20a gene encoding putative C-type lectin domain family 20 member A isoform X5 — MLPAWLSLSCMTGILQMFFATGSFISSALQLVSNSKTFYRVEEPRTWKEAMRYCQERYTDLADLQSVNSPVSIMVVYSYLSSTQAWIGLFYDVRISGLSWSSGSIFTTPTWSTLPVFQDGICATVYSWTSVPALGAASCTAQKPFICYYDPAVGHRRSLRSTIDEVATLPEEAEVKIGGQTFIRIEKTMSWFSAQTYCRNHYTDLANLQKVTDEKGKETLQSITNDVDAWIGLYFDTAINNLTWSSGLGFSIPKWLQKLPMFGQGLCAGLRVFSNGPPQIYAILCHELKPFICFYDPSTKRPPLIDTSSLKVTHPSKVTARTTSRPNTGTSTDPTEASQALASATWISQQVSHEPTEVSSGTCGFSTCETTSASTAVGLTALQSQEMVSIIPLATSAPTAAVTSTEDDTHIGDTATATQAQHISSAKHPESKEKPAADLEYSFGILKADFTISSLSDPEEMKDQLLSEIQEVLKLILGHEEFTLKWVGFEVNKK; from the exons ccctccaGCTGGTGAGCAACAGCAAGACCTTCTATCGGGTGGAGGAGCCACGGACCTGGAAAGAGGCCATGCGCTACTGCCAGGAGCGTTACACAGACCTCGCCGACCTGCAGAGCGTCAACAGTCCAGTGAGCATCATGGTGGTCTACTCCTACCTCAGCAGTACCCAGGCATGGATCGGCCTCTTCTATGATGTGCGCATCTCTGGCCTGAGCTGGTCTAGTGGTTCCATCTTTACCACCCCGACATGGAGTACGCTGCCTGTCTTCCAAGATGGCATCTGTGCTACTGTGTATTCATGGACCTCGGTCCCTGCCCTAGGGGCCGCCTCCTGCACAGCTCAGAAGCCCTTCATTTGCTATTATG ACCCTGCTGTAGGACACCGTAGATCCTTGAGGTCCACTATTGATGAAGtggccactcttccagaagaAG CTGAGGTCAAGATTGGTGGACAGACCTTCATTCGGATTGAGAAAACCATGTCGTGGTTCTCAGCTCAGACCTACTGTCGCAACCACTACACAGACCTGGCCAATCTGCAGAAGGTGACTGATGAGAAGGGCAAAGAAACCCTCCAGTCCATCACAAATGATGTCGATGCCTGGATTGGCCTCTACTTCGATACGGCGATCAATAATCTGACCTGGTCCAGTGGCTTGGGTTTCAGCATTCCCAAGTGGCTTCAGAAACTACCCATGTTTGGACAAGGACTGTGTGCAGGACTCCGTGTCTTTTCCAATGGCCCACCTCAGATTTATGCAATCCTTTGCCATGAGCTGAAGCCTTTTATCTGTTTTTATG ACCCCTCGACAAAGAGGCCTCCACTCATTGACACTTCCTCCCTCAAAGTGACTCACCCCTCCAAAGTTACTGCAAGGACAACCTCTAGGCCAAACACAG GGACCAGCACTGACCCCACAGAGGCCTCCCAAGCACTGGCTTCAGCAACTTGGATCTCGCAGCAAGTGAGTCATGAACCAACTGAGGTCAGCTCTGGCACCTGTGGCTTCAGCACCTGTGAAACCACTTCTGCCTCCACCGCCGTGGGCCTCACAGCTCTCCAATCTCAAGAGATGGTTTCAATAATCCCTCTAGCAACATCAGCACCTACAGCAG CTGTGACCAGCACAGAGGATGACACACATATAGGAGATACAGCTACTGCCACCCAGGCCCAACACATAAGCTCAGCTAAGCACCCAGAGTCTAAAGAGAAACCAGCAGCAGACTTGG aGTACTCCTTTGGAATCTTGAAAGCAGATTTTACCATCTCATCACTGAGTGATCCAGAAGAGATGAAAGACCAACTTTTGAGTGAG ATCCAAGAAGTCTTAAAGCTTATATTAGGTCATGAGGAATTCACACTGAAATGGGTCGGCTTCGAAGTGAACAAAAAATAG
- the Clec20a gene encoding putative C-type lectin domain family 20 member A isoform X4 — MLPAWLSLSCMTGILQMFFATGSFISSALQLVSNSKTFYRVEEPRTWKEAMRYCQERYTDLADLQSVNSPVSIMVVYSYLSSTQAWIGLFYDVRISGLSWSSGSIFTTPTWSTLPVFQDGICATVYSWTSVPALGAASCTAQKPFICYYDPAVGHRRSLRSTIDEVATLPEEAEVKIGGQTFIRIEKTMSWFSAQTYCRNHYTDLANLQKVTDEKGKETLQSITNDVDAWIGLYFDTAINNLTWSSGLGFSIPKWLQKLPMFGQGLCAGLRVFSNGPPQIYAILCHELKPFICFYDPSTKRPPLIDTSSLKVTHPSKVTARTTSRPNTGTSTDPTEASQALASATWISQQVSHEPTEVSSGTCGFSTCETTSASTAVGLTALQSQEMVSIIPLATSAPTAEMYKPLDEEEWAGGEGSTRENSLAVTSTEDDTHIGDTATATQAQHISSAKHPESKEKPAADLEYSFGILKADFTISSLSDPEEMKDQLLSEEYQ; from the exons ccctccaGCTGGTGAGCAACAGCAAGACCTTCTATCGGGTGGAGGAGCCACGGACCTGGAAAGAGGCCATGCGCTACTGCCAGGAGCGTTACACAGACCTCGCCGACCTGCAGAGCGTCAACAGTCCAGTGAGCATCATGGTGGTCTACTCCTACCTCAGCAGTACCCAGGCATGGATCGGCCTCTTCTATGATGTGCGCATCTCTGGCCTGAGCTGGTCTAGTGGTTCCATCTTTACCACCCCGACATGGAGTACGCTGCCTGTCTTCCAAGATGGCATCTGTGCTACTGTGTATTCATGGACCTCGGTCCCTGCCCTAGGGGCCGCCTCCTGCACAGCTCAGAAGCCCTTCATTTGCTATTATG ACCCTGCTGTAGGACACCGTAGATCCTTGAGGTCCACTATTGATGAAGtggccactcttccagaagaAG CTGAGGTCAAGATTGGTGGACAGACCTTCATTCGGATTGAGAAAACCATGTCGTGGTTCTCAGCTCAGACCTACTGTCGCAACCACTACACAGACCTGGCCAATCTGCAGAAGGTGACTGATGAGAAGGGCAAAGAAACCCTCCAGTCCATCACAAATGATGTCGATGCCTGGATTGGCCTCTACTTCGATACGGCGATCAATAATCTGACCTGGTCCAGTGGCTTGGGTTTCAGCATTCCCAAGTGGCTTCAGAAACTACCCATGTTTGGACAAGGACTGTGTGCAGGACTCCGTGTCTTTTCCAATGGCCCACCTCAGATTTATGCAATCCTTTGCCATGAGCTGAAGCCTTTTATCTGTTTTTATG ACCCCTCGACAAAGAGGCCTCCACTCATTGACACTTCCTCCCTCAAAGTGACTCACCCCTCCAAAGTTACTGCAAGGACAACCTCTAGGCCAAACACAG GGACCAGCACTGACCCCACAGAGGCCTCCCAAGCACTGGCTTCAGCAACTTGGATCTCGCAGCAAGTGAGTCATGAACCAACTGAGGTCAGCTCTGGCACCTGTGGCTTCAGCACCTGTGAAACCACTTCTGCCTCCACCGCCGTGGGCCTCACAGCTCTCCAATCTCAAGAGATGGTTTCAATAATCCCTCTAGCAACATCAGCACCTACAGCAG AGATGTACAAGCCTTTGGATGAGGAAGAGTGGGCTGGTGGAGAAGGCTCAACACGAGAGAACAGCCTGG CTGTGACCAGCACAGAGGATGACACACATATAGGAGATACAGCTACTGCCACCCAGGCCCAACACATAAGCTCAGCTAAGCACCCAGAGTCTAAAGAGAAACCAGCAGCAGACTTGG aGTACTCCTTTGGAATCTTGAAAGCAGATTTTACCATCTCATCACTGAGTGATCCAGAAGAGATGAAAGACCAACTTTTGAGTGAG gAATATCAATAA